GTCGGCACGACGTTCCCCGGCGCATCCGGCCGGTTCGACGGCGCCAGCGCGGGATGTAACTCGAACGTCGGCCAATCCGCCGCCGCGATCGAGAGCCGGATCGAATGGCCCTGCTTGAATCGCCACGCCGTCGGATAGAGCGCCGTCACCACCTCAGCCACCTTCCCCCCGGCAAAGACCCTGGGGTCGTAGTCGGCCGCCCGATAGCCATGCCACGGCAGGACGGGTTCCACCCGGACCCCGCGGTGGCCCGGAATCACCAGGTCCTGGTTCACCAACTTTGAAAATCCGGCCCGATGCTGATACTCGGTGACCTGCACCGCCCGCCCGCTCGGATCGACGTCCTCGAGATAGAAATAGAAATCCCCGTCATCCGCCGTCGATGAGGCCCACAGGTGCACGATGGGATGGCCGATCACGTCGGTGTCGCGTTCGAGCGGGGCGGTCGTGTAGCTGAGGCCCCGCCGGTCGAGCTCGGTCCGCACCGGGGGCCCCTCGGGCACCCCGAACATGAACTGGCGGTTCCGCTGGAACGCCGCGACGCCGGGCGCCGGCCGCCCGGACAACGAATCAACCGCGGCAATTTCCTTCGCTCCGAAGAGCGGCTCCCAGGCCGAGTATTGCGAGAAGTCGGCGGTGAATAGGTCCGACCGAGGGGCCGGCGCCTTCACCCGAGCGAGACCGTTCCCGTCCGCGAGATACATCCGGGCGGGCGCGGACGCCGGCGGTGGCCAGGTCGGCGCGGTGCGCCAGCCGTCGTTCATCACGAAGTAGCGGACCGCCGGCTCCCGGTCGACCCCGTTGCGAATACCCTTGAGCCATCGGTCGAACCAGCGGAGTTCCTCGATCCGGGCCTCGATCGGCAACCCGGCCGCCGGCGTGGGCAGGCCAACCGACGCCGCAAACGCCTGGGAGACCCCTTGGTGATAGACGGGCCGCGCGATCAAGCGTGACGGCAACGCGCGGTGGGTGGTGCTGAACACCTGGAAGGTGCCCTCCACGAACGCGTCGAACCACCCGGCCAGGTTGAGCACCGCGACCCCCGACTTCATCACATCGGGAAGCCAGGCCCAGGCGAGATCCGGCGCCGTCCGGCCGTCGCCCGGGCGCTTGGTGTCCCAGAACTTCATCGCCGAGAAGACCGGATCGCCGTCGAAGGTCCCGGGCGCGCCGGCAGGGTCGGCGACGTGCTGCATCACGGCGCTGAGATAGTAGTGATGGGTCCGGGCCACCCCATCGGCGTACCGCGGGGCCGGCCCCGATTCGAGCGGCCACCGGTAGTCGTCCGAGAACCAGCCGTTGCCGTTCAGGTCGAGGGGAATCTCGTCGGCGATCTCGCCGTCGCCGTCCTCGTCGATCACCGGCGGGGTCGGCGGAATCGGAACCGGCGTGAACACGCTGCTCCGGTTGAGATGGTAGGTCACCGCGGTCCAGACCTGCATGAAGGCGTAGGAATAGATCCCGCCCGGATGCATCAGGAACCGGTCCCATCCGGCGTGCTCCGGCACGATCGCCTTGAGGGCCTTCGGCGCCTTCGACGCGACCGCCAACTGTGACCACCCCTCATAGCTCCCGCCCCGCATCCCGACGGTGCCGTCGGACCACGGCTGCGCGGCGATCCAGTCGACCAGTTCCTTCCCGTCGTCGCGGACCCGCGGGTCCATCAGGTTCATCGAGCCGAACGATCCGCCGGTGCCGCGCATGTCGGCGGAAACCTGGGCGTAGCCGTGGCGGAGGAAGAATGGATCGACGATCACTTGGCCGTTCGACGGATTGAGGAACGACCGGCCGTACGGGGTGTACCGAAAGACCACCGGAAACCGGCTGGTTGGCCGCCCTTGGCCCTTCCACCCGGCGGGCACCACCACGTCGACGGCGAGCTTGGT
The Gemmatimonadota bacterium genome window above contains:
- a CDS encoding CocE/NonD family hydrolase, translated to MRTPVLILALVLSSGPLAAQPAKAADPVLWDSYTRSATFVTMKDGTKLAVDVVVPAGWKGQGRPTSRFPVVFRYTPYGRSFLNPSNGQVIVDPFFLRHGYAQVSADMRGTGGSFGSMNLMDPRVRDDGKELVDWIAAQPWSDGTVGMRGGSYEGWSQLAVASKAPKALKAIVPEHAGWDRFLMHPGGIYSYAFMQVWTAVTYHLNRSSVFTPVPIPPTPPVIDEDGDGEIADEIPLDLNGNGWFSDDYRWPLESGPAPRYADGVARTHHYYLSAVMQHVADPAGAPGTFDGDPVFSAMKFWDTKRPGDGRTAPDLAWAWLPDVMKSGVAVLNLAGWFDAFVEGTFQVFSTTHRALPSRLIARPVYHQGVSQAFAASVGLPTPAAGLPIEARIEELRWFDRWLKGIRNGVDREPAVRYFVMNDGWRTAPTWPPPASAPARMYLADGNGLARVKAPAPRSDLFTADFSQYSAWEPLFGAKEIAAVDSLSGRPAPGVAAFQRNRQFMFGVPEGPPVRTELDRRGLSYTTAPLERDTDVIGHPIVHLWASSTADDGDFYFYLEDVDPSGRAVQVTEYQHRAGFSKLVNQDLVIPGHRGVRVEPVLPWHGYRAADYDPRVFAGGKVAEVVTALYPTAWRFKQGHSIRLSIAAADWPTFELHPALAPSNRPDAPGNVVPTVTVHWGGARGSYLELPVVPRS